The following are encoded in a window of Sminthopsis crassicaudata isolate SCR6 chromosome 3, ASM4859323v1, whole genome shotgun sequence genomic DNA:
- the JRKL gene encoding jerky protein homolog-like — translation MSQSLKMSGKRKRVVLTIKDKLDIIKKLEEGSSSKQLSVIYGIGETTVRDIRKNKEKIITYASSSDSTSLLAKRKSMKPSMYEELDRAMLEWFNQQRAKGNPVSGPICAKRAEFFFYALGMDGDFNPSAGWLTRFKQRHSIREINIRGEKLNGDETAVDEFCSNFREFVQRENLQPEQIYNADETGLFWKCLPSRTLAVKGKFTTSGHKLIEERVTVMCCANATGLHKLKLCVVGKAKKPRSFKGTDTSNLPVSYFSQKGAWMDLSIFRQWFDKIFVPQVREYLKSKGLQEKAVLLLDNSPTHPNENVLRSDDGQIFVKYLPPNVASLIQPMDQGVIAVMKKHYRAGLLQNNLEEGNDLKMFWKKLTLLDALYEISMAWNMVKPVTIIRAWNKILPGNEEKEGLDFDEEEISASTLAAILQHTQGCEKVDTENIEQWFEVDSTEPGYEVLTDSEIIRRAQGQTDESSENEEEEVELIPERSINHAAALKWTENLLDYLEQQGDMILPDKLVIRKLRATIRNKQKMTVNPTQ, via the coding sequence ATGTCCCAAAGCCTTAAAATGTCAGGGAAACGCAAGCGGGTGGTGTTGACCATTAAGGATAAACTTGACATAATAAAGAAACTTGAAGAAGGCAGCTCCTCCAAACAGCTCTCAGTGATATATGGGATTGGTGAGACAACCGTTAGGGATataaggaagaataaagaaaaaatcataacTTATGCTAGCAGCTCCGATTCCACAAGTCTTTTGGCCAAGAGAAAGTCGATGAAGCCGTCCATGTATGAAGAGCTGGACAGAGCTATGCTGGAGTGGTTTAACCAGCAAAGAGCAAAGGGGAATCCTGTATCTGGACCGATTTGTGCAAAAAGAGCAGAATTTTTCTTCTACGCTTTAGGAATGGATGGAGATTTTAATCCTTCCGCTGGCTGGCTAACTCGCTTTAAGCAGAGACATAGCATTCGTGAGATTAACAtcagaggagaaaaattaaatggagatgAAACCGCCGTGGATGAATTTTGTAGCAACTTTCGGGAATTTGTTCAGAGGGAAAATTTACAGCCTGAGCAAATATATAATGCTGATGAGACAGGACTGTTTTGGAAGTGCTTACCATCAAGGACGTTAGCTGTTAAGGGCAAATTCACCACTTCTGGGCACAAGTTAATTGAAGAAAGAGTCACAGTCATGTGTTGTGCCAACGCAACAGGTTTACACAAACTTAAACTTTGTGTGGtgggaaaagcaaaaaaaccacGTTCCTTTAAAGGCACTGATACCTCAAACCTGCCAGTCTCCTATTTCAGTCAAAAAGGTGCCTGGATGGACCTTTCTATTTTCAGACAATGGTTTGACAAGATCTTTGTGCCACAAGTTCGAGAGTACTTAAAATCCAAAGGCCTTCAGGAAAAGGCGGTGCTGCTACTGGATAATTCACCAACACATCCAAATGAAAATGTCCTGAGGTCAGATGATGgccaaatatttgtaaaatatctgCCACCTAATGTAGCCTCATTGATTCAACCTATGGATCAGGGTGTCATAGCTGTAATGAAGAAACACTATAGAGCAGGACTACTCCAGAACAACTTAGAAGAGGGTAATGatttgaaaatgttttggaaGAAACTAACATTATTAGATGCTCTATATGAAATTTCAATGGCATGGAACATGGTTAAGCCAGTGACTATTATCAGAGCATGGAACAAAATTTTGCCTGGCAACGAAGAGAAAGAAGGTTTAGACTTTGATGAAGAAGAAATTTCAGCATCTACTTTAGCTGCCATCTTACAGCATACACAAGGATGTGAAAAAGTAGACACTGAGAATATTGAACAGTGGTTTGAAGTGGACAGTACTGAACCAGGTTATGAGGTGTTAACTGATAGTGAAATAATCAGAAGAGCACAGGGCCAAACTGATGAATCAAgtgaaaatgaggaagaggaagtaGAACTGATCCCAGAGAGGAGTATTAATCATGCAGCTGCTCTAAAATGGACTGAAAATTTATTGGATTACCTAGAACAGCAAGGCGATATGATTCTGCCTGACAAATTGGTAATACGGAAGCTTCGGGCCACCATAAGAAAT